Proteins from one Procambarus clarkii isolate CNS0578487 chromosome 8, FALCON_Pclarkii_2.0, whole genome shotgun sequence genomic window:
- the LOC138361258 gene encoding putative proline-rich protein 21 produces MPEHNSSRRCSNMISLALTTMIQPQCLSPEISKVFTGGPKVFTGGPKVFTGGPKVFTGGPKVFTGGPKVFTGGPKVFTGGPKVFTGGPKVFTGGPKVFTGGPKVFTGGPKVFTGGPKVFTGGPKVFTGGPKVFTGGPKVFTGGPKVFTGGPKVFTGGPKVFTGGPKVFTGGPKVFTGGPKVFTGGPKVFTGGPKVFTGGPKVFTGGPKVFTGGPKVFTGGPKVFTGGPKVFTGEPKVFTGESKVFTGEPKVFTGEPKVFTGEPKVFTGEPKVFTGEPKVFTGEPKVFTGEPKVFTGEPKVFTGEPKVFTGEPKVFTGEPKVFTARP; encoded by the coding sequence GAGATCTCCAAAGTCTTCACAGGAGGACCCAAGGTCTTCACAGGAGGACCCAAGGTCTTCACAGGAGGACCCAAGGTCTTCACAGGAGGACCCAAGGTCTTCACAGGAGGACCCAAGGTCTTCACAGGAGGACCCAAGGTTTTCACAGGAGGACCCAAGGTCTTCACAGGAGGACCCAAGGTCTTCACAGGAGGACCCAAGGTCTTCACAGGAGGACCCAAGGTCTTCACAGGAGGACCCAAGGTCTTCACAGGAGGACCCAAGGTCTTCACAGGAGGACCCAAGGTCTTCACAGGAGGACCCAAGGTCTTCACAGGAGGACCCAAGGTCTTCACAGGAGGACCCAAGGTCTTCACAGGAGGACCCAAGGTCTTCACAGGAGGACCCAAGGTCTTCACAGGAGGACCCAAGGTCTTCACAGGAGGACCCAAGGTCTTCACAGGAGGACCCAAGGTCTTCACAGGAGGACCCAAGGTCTTCACAGGAGGACCCAAGGTCTTCACAGGAGGACCCAAGGTCTTCACAGGAGGACCCAAGGTCTTCACAGGAGGACCCAAGGTCTTCACAGGAGGACCCAAGGTCTTCACAGGAGGACCCAAGGTCTTCACAGGAGAACCCAAGGTCTTCACAGGAGAATCCAAGGTCTTCACAGGAGAACCCAAGGTCTTCACAGGAGAACCCAAGGTCTTCACAGGAGAACCCAAGGTCTTCACAGGAGAACCCAAGGTCTTCACAGGAGAACCCAAGGTCTTCACAGGAGAACCCAAGGTCTTCACAGGAGAACCCAAGGTCTTCACAGGAGAACCCAAGGTCTTCACAGGAGAACCCAAGGTCTTCACAGGAGAACCCAAGGTCTTCACAGGAGAACCCAAGGTCTTCACAGCAAGACCTTGA